One Falco biarmicus isolate bFalBia1 chromosome 9, bFalBia1.pri, whole genome shotgun sequence genomic region harbors:
- the CALHM3 gene encoding calcium homeostasis modulator protein 3, with protein MMDRFRMIFQYFQSNSESVMNGICGLLALASIKMYTCFDFSCPCLPHYNMAYGLGIMFVPPIALFLCGLILNRQSLVMLEEWRRPQGHRKKDLAVIRYMCSSILQRAMVAPVVWIIVTLLDGKCLICAFSSSVDPEKFVGFANASLVQVQEVLAKVPCKDDELMRNNTSRKAVSRYLRCWSQALGWSILLILIVAAFLARWLRPCFNQATLLQARHWSNYIDIEQKIFEETCCEHSRLFAHKCILHFFKSMQQEIKLHSFSLPREGEGAEGEEDLQGITDQEQVNQLLKRWYYEKPPLNVSQATQRCPLG; from the exons CAGTCCAACTCGGAGTCTGTAATGAATGGGATTTGTGGGCTGTTAGCCCTGGCTAGCATAAAGATGTATACCTGCTTTGACTTCAGCTGCCCCTGTCTGCCCCATTACAACATGGCATACGGCTTGGGGATCATGTTTGTACCCCCCATCGCCCTTTTCCTCTGCGGCCTCATCCTCAACAGACAGTCCCTGGTGATGCTGGAGGAGTGGAGGCGACCACAGGGGCACAGAAAGAAGGACCTAGCTGTCATCAG GTATATGTGTTCCTCCATCCTGCAGCGAGCCATGGTTGCCCCTGTTGTCTGGATCATAGTGACCCTCCTGGATGGCAAATGCCTGATCTGTGCTTTCAGCAGCTCCGTGGATCCTGAGAAGTTTGTGGGCTTTGCCAATGCCAGCCTGGTGCAGGTGCAGGAGGTGCTGGCCAAGGTGCCCTGCAAGGATGACGAGCTCATGAGGAACAACACATCCCGCAAGGCAGTGTCCAGGTACCTGCGCTGCTGGTCCCAG GCACTCGGCTGGAGCATTTTGTTGATCCTTATAGTAGCAGCTTTCCTCGCCCGCTGGCTCAGACCTTGCTTCAACCAGGCCACCCTCCTGCAGGCACGTCACTGGAGCAACTACATTGACATCGAGCAAAAGATTTTTGAGGAAACCTGCTGTGAGCACAGCCGGCTCTTTGCTCATAAATGCATCCTCCACTTCTTCAAAAGCATGCAGCAAGAGATCAAACTGCACAGCTTCAGCTTGccaagggagggagagggggctGAGGGAGAGGAAGATCTCCAGGGCATCACAGATCAGGAGCAGGTGAATCAACTTCTGAAAAGGTGGTACTATGAGAAACCTCCCCTGAATGTCAGCCAAGCAACCCAGAGGTGTCCCCTGGGGTGA
- the CALHM1 gene encoding calcium homeostasis modulator protein 1, whose translation MDKFRMIFQFLQSNQESFMNGICGIMALASTQMYSAFDFSCPCLPHYNMAYGLGILLVPPFILFLLGFVLNNNISMLAEEWRRPQGQRGKDPSVLRYMFCSMAQRAMIAPAVWVSVTLLDGKCITCAFCTSVPVETLGNASHTGLSQGEMKHVLARIPCKEIYNGQELIANEVAVRYLRCISQALGWCFVLLMTMLAFLVRSLRPCFTQAAFLKSRYWSHYIDIERKLFDETCTEHARSFAKVCIQQFFEGVSTDLVAAHCHLPRKAPAGAGEATEKLLGITDRGTMNTALKSWHRCKPPLHLHPPALPSGSGWAEEGQPAVHPPLPHREVAAYYSWV comes from the exons ATGGACAAGTTTCGGATGATCTTCCAGTTCCTCCAGTCCAACCAGGAGTCCTTCATGAATGGCATCTGTGGGATCATGGCACTTGCGAGCACCCAGATGTACTCAGCCTTTGATTtcagctgcccctgcctgccacaCTACAACATGGCCTACGGGCTGGGCATCCTCCTAGTGCCCCCCTTCATCTTGTTCCTGCTGGGCTTCGTGCTGAACAACAACATCTCCATGCTGGCAGAGGAGTGGAGGCGGCCCCAGGGCCAGAGAGGGAAGGACCCGTCTGTCCTGCGCTACATGTTCTGCTCCATGGCGCAGCGGGCCATGATCGCCCCGGCTGTCTGGGTCTCAGTGACGCTGCTGGATGGCAAGTGCATCACCTGTGCCTTCTGCACCTCGGTGCCTGTGGAGACCTTGGGCAATGCCAGCCACACCGGCCTCTCCCAAGGGGAGATGAAGCATGTCCTTGCCCGCATCCCCTGCAAGGAGATCTACAATGGACAGGAGCTCATCGCCAATGAAGTGGCCGTCAGGTACCTGCGCTGCATCTCACAG GCTCTGGGCTGgtgctttgtgctgctgatgACTATGCTGGCTTTCTTGGTCAGATCCCTCCGGCCCTGCTTCACCCAAGCCGCCTTCCTGAAGAGCAGGTACTGGTCCCACTACATCGATATCGAGCGCAAGCTGTTTGATGAGACATGTACGGAGCACGCCAGGAGCTTTGCCAAGGTCTGCATCCAGCAGTTCTTCGAGGGTGTAAGCACAGACCTGGTGGCTGCTCACTGCCACCTGCCCAGGAAAGCCCCTGCAGGTGCAGGGGAAGCCACCGAGAAGCTCTTGGGCATCACCGACCGGGGCACCATGAACACGGCCCTGAAGAGCTGGCACAGATGCAAGCCCCCGCTGCACCTCCACCCGCCCGCCCTCCCCAGCGGCAGCGGCtgggcagaggaagggcagCCCGCTGTGCAcccccctctgccccacaggGAGGTGGCTGCCTACTACAGCTGGGTGTga